In the Wyeomyia smithii strain HCP4-BCI-WySm-NY-G18 chromosome 2, ASM2978416v1, whole genome shotgun sequence genome, one interval contains:
- the LOC129721110 gene encoding craniofacial development protein 1, whose protein sequence is MDPTNNYPSDSDESDEDFRPDKESDASGSEVDSDSLDINEQDENSSTKAVSSTAAKKRKRKSGHLGKKKKFQTSENIKNSLQEERKDLDEEEEKRKSDALWADFLAGTESSNSSSVSKETAATDPNKSSKSTVDTKQTENEEAITVTKVFEFAGEAVHVTEKVPSSKTEECSKLLPKAANATVSSNVKSGFPRPLLGRPATGGLGSVLSQIGKKNKLSTLEKSKLDWNSFKRTEGIEEELQTHNKGKDGYLEKQDFLERADLRQFEIEKTFRQTNRSKR, encoded by the coding sequence ATGGATCCTACCAATAATTATCCAAGCGATAGTGATGAAAGCGACGAAGACTTCCGCCCTGACAAGGAATCTGATGCGTCCGGAAGTGAAGTAGATTCCGATAGTTTGGACATTAATGAGCAAGATGAGAACAGCAGTACCAAAGCTGTAAGTAGTACAGCTGCTAAGAAGAGAAAGCGAAAATCTGGACATctaggaaagaaaaaaaagtttcaaacctCAGAAAATATAAAGAATTCACTTCAAGAAGAGCGCAAAGATTTAGATGAAGAAGAGGAAAAACGTAAATCAGATGCGCTATGGGCAGATTTTCTCGCCGGAACTGAAAGTTCAAACAGTTCTTCGGTGTCAAAAGAAACAGCGGCAACAGATCCCAACAAGTCCAGCAAATCCACTGTTGATACCAAGCAGACAGAAAATGAAGAGGCAATTACCGTTACAAAAGTATTTGAATTTGCTGGTGAGGCAGTTCATGTAACAGAGAAAGTTCCGAGCTCAAAAACAGAGGAATGTTCAAAATTGCTGCCCAAAGCCGCAAATGCAACCGTCTCTTCAAATGTTAAAAGTGGTTTTCCCAGGCCGCTTCTAGGTCGTCCAGCAACTGGTGGTCTGGGATCAGTATTAAGTCAAATTGGTAAGAAAAACAAGTTGAGCACTTTAGAGAAGAGTAAACTAGACTGGAACAGTTTCAAGCGAACGGAAGGGATCGAAGAGGAACTACAAACTCATAATAAGGGAAAAGATGGGTACCTAGAAAAGCAAGACTTCCTAGAACGGGCTGATTTGCGACAATTCGAGATAGAGAAGACTTTTCGACAAACAAATAGAAGTAAACGTTAG